The genomic stretch TTTGGACTACGGTTTTATGGGACCTTTATTGGGCGATGGCAGATAAATATGGTTTTGATCCGGATTGGAGAAATAAAACTGCCGGAAACAATATTGCAATTCAATTGGTGTTTGATGGTATGAAATTGCAACCTTGCTCTCCTGGATTTATCGATGGAAGAAACGCTATTCTTAAGGCAGATACCATCAATAATGCGGGTAAAAATGCATGCTTAATCTGGGACGTTTTTGCAAGAAGAGGAATGGGATATTTTGCAAAGCAAGGTTCAAACAATATGGTTGGAGATGAAACCCTGAGTTTTTTGTCAGCGCCTATTTGTATAAATAAAATTTTATTGTCAAAGCGTGCAGGTTACTATTCTACTCCCGACAATTTTGTTCAAAATGATGTAGTCAAACCAGGTAATGAATTCTATATTACTTTGGAAGTCAATAATTTTCAGCCAGGCATTATAAATAACGTTGAGCTCAAAGATATCATTCCTGCTGGATGTACATATGTAGCCGGTTCAGCTACCGTATCGCCTGCGATTAATGGAAATGATTTGGTCTGGAATTTAGGTCAGCTTAAGTCTTTGGAGACAAGAAGAATTACGTATAAAATAACCAGCAGCCCTTCTATTGCTTCAAGCACTTTTTGGTATGATGATGTTGAAACTGGAGAAGATAATTGGGATATAGATTTAACTAAAGGTGACCAGATTTGGTATCGCGAAGAGGGATTTGGTGTGGATCAATCTTTTTCTTGGATTGCTGAAGAGAAAGAAAATGGATCTGATGACTTTATTGTCTTTATGAAGAATGCTTTAAACATGAAAGGAGAAGAACCATCACTTTTGTTTTATCATTTTTTTAATACTGAACAGGGATTTGATGGTGGAATTGTTGAAGTTTCAACAGATGGATTAATATGGAGACAAGTGGAGTCTCAAAAATTCAGTCTGAATACTTACACAGGCCCTGTGAATTACCAAACATTTGTTACGCCTAATATCGAAGCTTTCTCAGGACAAAGTGCTGGATTTATTCCTTCTGTAATCGATTTTTCCGATTTTAAAAATCAAGACATTCAAGTGAGATTCAGATTTGCAAATGACAGTTTAAATGTGAGTCCTAATACTTCTACTATCCTGGGATGGGTTGTCGATAATATCGAATTTATCAATCCAAAATTTTATAATTCAGATATTTGTTTGACAACAAATGAAGGCGACCATATTTGTACGTCACTTCCTGGAAAAGGGGTGTTGGCAGATTCTGATAAAATTGTTGGAACGAAAGATCAGGAATTAAAATATTCCGTTTCTGTATATCCAAATCCTGTTGAATCCTATATTTTACTTCGTCGGGATATTGAATCTGATTATAAGGAGCTCCATTTCGTAAATGTGAATGGCCAAGTATTAAAATCCATTTCACTTGAAGGAAATGAACCCGTATTAAAAATAAATACGCAGGATCTTCCTAAAGGAATGATCCTTTTGAAACTTACTGGAAAATCCGGAAGTGTAGTCAAGAAATTAATATTGAGATAAGTAGAAAAAACTAAATGTGAGGTTTGTAGTTGGTTTAAGTAATCATGTAATAGGCTCAAGATTCAAAAGAATGCGATTGTGCACTTAGAGTTAATAAGCCTAAATTCTAAAAATTATTTAAAGCTGCAAAATCTGTTTTTTACCATCAGCCGGTTTCCATTGACAGAAACTATCATTTGTTGGTCAGGTTAGCATAACTTTAATCTAGGCTCTATAATGCTTTATCTATCTTGCGTACCTACGGCACGCTAGGAATGATTTTCCTAAACTGCTACCAATATTTTGTCCCTACGGGACATGAATAAGAGCAAAGAGCAATATCTTTTAACGAGTAAAGTTCGAAAAAAAAAAATAACAAAAATATGTATTTATTTGAACTAACATATGTTAGTCTGCGTTGATTACTAACAGACTAACAGACTAACAGACTAACAGACTAACAGACTAACAGACTAACAGACTTCTCCCTACAGACTAAACCCCTACATGCCTAAACCCCTACATGCCTAAAAGCCTAACGAACTTCTTCCTACCAACAACTCAGATTTTACGGCTCAAATACCTGAACCTTTTTGGTTATTTCTATAAATTCTTTGGTGAATTTACCTTCATATCGGGTGGCTCTTATGAGATGATTATCAATCCAATGGTAATTGCCTCCTCTTGGTTTATTCAATAACAGAAAATGATATTTGAATCCATTAGACTTTAGCCAGTTTTCAGTAATGTCCTTATGAGCATCGGTCCGCGAAGTAAAAAATGTAATGATATGTCCTTCTTCAAACCAATGATTGATGGCTTTTAATGCATCCGGATATGCTTCTGCGGTTTTCATTCGCTCTGGCTCCTCATTGGGTATATCATCGCATATAGTTCCATCTATATCGATCAGAAAATTTTTTATTTCTTCAGGTAAACCAGGGGAGATCAATTGTCCCTGATCATCAAATAATTTATGAAGTTGTATATTGTCTTTTGACATATTGGTGAAATTATAAAAATAAACTTGAGTACTGAATATTATTCCTCCTCTTGAATGGCTTCCGTTGGATTCGCTGCAATCTCCGGAGTGTTTTTTATTTTTTTCTTCTCGTTTTTTAATCTTCTCATCGAGAATCTCAAGCTTCGCTTTAGTTTCTAATAATTCGGTAAGTTTGGCCTGTTTCGATTTTAGGCGTTCTTCAATCATTTTTATTTTGGCCACTCTAATTTGCGCTTCGAGCTGTCCATCGGTTGTTGCGATTCTTTTGTTTTCAAAGAATATGTTTTTTTCTTCGAATTCAATTGATTGCTCTATGCGTTTAATAGCAGTGAGCAAGCCTTCAAATCTTTTATGAAACTTTTCATGGCCTGATTCACCCTGCCCTTTATGATTTTGTTGTGTTTCTCTTTTTTCCCGAATTGATTTAAAGCACTCATTAATCCTTGCCAAAATAAAGTCTTTGTCTTTCCTTTGAAGATCTTTTTCTTTCAGCTCTTTTTGTAATTGGACGAGTTCGTCAAACAAAGGTTTTAATACAGACCCATTCAGGATTTTTTGTGCAATGCCGTCTAATTTATCGGTAAAAGAAGTTGATATTTCTTTAGATTTTTGATTGAATACAGATTGTTGTGCTTTTCTGTGTTTTTTAAGCTCTTCAAAAAGTGAATTTGTTTTTCTTTTAATGAGTCCGAATGATCGCGTAAGATATTTTTATCAAAAATATGTTGTTGTACATTATTCCAGAATTGCTTTAGCTCA from Saprospiraceae bacterium encodes the following:
- a CDS encoding phosphoheptose isomerase translates to MSKDNIQLHKLFDDQGQLISPGLPEEIKNFLIDIDGTICDDIPNEEPERMKTAEAYPDALKAINHWFEEGHIITFFTSRTDAHKDITENWLKSNGFKYHFLLLNKPRGGNYHWIDNHLIRATRYEGKFTKEFIEITKKVQVFEP